Below is a window of Candidatus Bathyarchaeota archaeon DNA.
GTCTCTCCGGAACGTACACTTCAGTTATTCCCGAAATTTTTTCGGAAAGAAGTTGCGCTTGCTCCAATTCTCCGTGAACAAGAAAGGTTCTCTTAGGCTCCAACGCTTCTACTAGTTGAATGAGTTCCCCTTGATCAGCATGGCTAGAAAGTTCAATTTGTTTAACTTCTGCTTGTACAAGAATTTTGTTCCCGTTTTTGATGAGTTCCCTTTTTTCTTTGGCAATTTTCAGTGGGCTTTCTGGGGGAAGATAACCTGAATTTATGACAACGGAGTTGTCTTCGTCTGTTGCCCATTCAGTTAACAAGCGAAGACTTGCACCTGCGTGACCGAAACCTGAGGTGCAGATGACTATAGCGGGCTCCCGGATCTGACCAGTTCGGTGAAGTTGCTTCACATGTCGGTAGTTGAAAGGTTGCTTTTGTTGTTGGATCTCTTGAGTAAAGAACTGCTTGTAATTGTTGAAGTATCCTGTGATTTTGTGTGCTAGCGGGGATATGGTGTAGACATTGTAGTTTGGTAGGATCCCGTCCTCCATAGCCTGGTCGATTCTTTTAGCCATCTCTTGACTTCGGTGGAAGGCGAATGCAGGGATCAAAACGTTTCCTTTTCTCTCAATTGTGCGGAGAATTTGTTTGAAAAGCTGGTCGACTAATTCGTTTCTCGGCAGTCGAACTTTTCCGCCATAAGTTGACTCGATAATCAATGCATCAGGTTTTTGTGGGAGCTTCTCTGGTTTGCTTCCTTCCAAAATTTCAGTGTCGTGAAGACAAAAATCCCCTGTATACAAAATTTCTTTTCCCTCAACATGGATGCTGGTCATTTTCGCCCCGGCAACATGCCCTGCTGGATACAATTGGATTGACATTCCAAGCAGGGCAACAGAATCTCGGATCCACCAAGATTTTTTGATATTGTCTGCATCCTGATTGTTATAGGGGAAGTGGTTTCCATTCATGTTCTGAATTTTTATCATGTCACGTAGGAGATCGGTAGTGACATCACGGGTTATCCTAGATCCAATTATCACTGGATTCCCTCGAGAGAGGCTTAAGAGATTTCCGGAGTGATCTAAATGAGCATGGCTGATGATTACTGCATCAAAATCCTTCGGAAACTGATCGGAAACTTTTTCTCCGACCTTGATACCGTAGTCTAATGCAATCTTCCCATAGTCAGTTTCGATTGCGATGCAGGAGCCACCTACTTCTCGGACTCCTCCAAGGAAATGAATTCTCATATGTGTGTACCTCCTTTGTTCTTTAAAACGTTAATTCTTCTTGAAAATCGGATGAAATACTCCGACTTGAAGACGGTCACACTAAGAAACTGTGCTAGACCAAACGTTCTACCGCGTCATCACAATAAGAGG
It encodes the following:
- a CDS encoding MBL fold metallo-hydrolase, with amino-acid sequence MRIHFLGGVREVGGSCIAIETDYGKIALDYGIKVGEKVSDQFPKDFDAVIISHAHLDHSGNLLSLSRGNPVIIGSRITRDVTTDLLRDMIKIQNMNGNHFPYNNQDADNIKKSWWIRDSVALLGMSIQLYPAGHVAGAKMTSIHVEGKEILYTGDFCLHDTEILEGSKPEKLPQKPDALIIESTYGGKVRLPRNELVDQLFKQILRTIERKGNVLIPAFAFHRSQEMAKRIDQAMEDGILPNYNVYTISPLAHKITGYFNNYKQFFTQEIQQQKQPFNYRHVKQLHRTGQIREPAIVICTSGFGHAGASLRLLTEWATDEDNSVVINSGYLPPESPLKIAKEKRELIKNGNKILVQAEVKQIELSSHADQGELIQLVEALEPKRTFLVHGELEQAQLLSEKISGITEVYVPERHETISM